The genomic stretch AGCTGCTGGAGGAAGGCATCGCCCAGGAGCGGCGCCGCGCCTGAGCCCCGCGCACCTCACCGTGCGGGCTGCTATCCTTGGCCGCTGTGCCCCGCTTCGACTCGCTGCTCGACGACTTCTTCTACCGACCGGACGAGGACGTCTCGGGGCTGGTGGACTTCGCGGCTGGCAGCCACGGCGCGACGCCCCAGGCCGTGGAAGAAGTGCCCGAGGAGTACCTGTCCTTCCTGCTGGAGGACGAGTGCTACGCGGTGCCGCTGCTCGCCGTGCGGGAGATCTGCAAGGTGCCGCCCCTGACGGAGATTCCGCGCGCGGAGCCCTGGCTGTTGGGCGTGATGAACCTGCGCGGCGAGCTGCTGCCCGTGTACGACGTGAAGCTGCGCCTGCGGCTCGCGGAGGTGCCCGCGAAGGTGGCGGGGCCGGAGGCGCTGCCTGCGCCCCGTGCGGCGCGCATCCTGGTGCTGAAGACGGAGGAGGGGCCCGCGGGTGTGTGGGTGGACAGCGTGCTGGGGGTGGTGCGGCTCAAGCCCTCGATGTTGGAGGCGGCGCCGCCGGGACTTCGTGGCGAGCGCGACTGCGTGGTGGGGCTGGGCCGCCGAGGCTCGCAGCTCTACATCCTCCTGGACCCCGAGCTGGCGCTCGCCTCATGACGAACCCCGTGAACCTGTTGGCGCGCCGCCCTCGCGCGGTGACGGAAGCGGACGCCGCCGCGCATGACCCCGTCGTGCAGTTGTGCGCCTTCTTCGTGGGCCGCGAGGAGTACGTGCTCGACATCCAGCGGGTGGAGGAGATCCTCCCGCTCCAGCGCGTCATCCCCATCCCGCACACGCCCTCGTTCGTGGAGGGCGTGCTGCACTTGCGCGGCGCCATCCTCCCCGTGGTGGATTTGCGGCGGCGTTTGCAGGGACAAGAGGGGCCCGCGACGCCCAAGACGCGGCTGCTCGTGTGCAGGGTGGGGAATCGGCGCGTGGTGGTGCGGGTGGACCGGGTGGCCGAGGTGCTGCGGGTGCGCCGGGCCGACATCCAGCCCGCGCCCGCCGTGGTGAGCGCGGGACGTTCTCCGTTCGTGGTGGGCGTGTGCGGGCCTCCCGAGCGGCTGCGCCTGTTGCTGGACATCAAGGCGCTCCTGCGCTCGGAGCTGGAGCGTGAGGCAGCGCGGCCCGGAGGGGCGGAATGAGCGACGTGGCCGACGTGCCTTCGCGCGAGGAGGCGCGCTACCGGGCGATGCAGGCCTTGGATCCGCTCGCGTCGGACGCGCTGGAGTCCTTCATCGGGGGCCTGCACGACGAGAGCTGGCGGGTGAGGCACGCCGCCGCGGAAGGACTCCAGCGGCTGCCGGA from Myxococcaceae bacterium JPH2 encodes the following:
- a CDS encoding chemotaxis protein CheW, producing the protein MTNPVNLLARRPRAVTEADAAAHDPVVQLCAFFVGREEYVLDIQRVEEILPLQRVIPIPHTPSFVEGVLHLRGAILPVVDLRRRLQGQEGPATPKTRLLVCRVGNRRVVVRVDRVAEVLRVRRADIQPAPAVVSAGRSPFVVGVCGPPERLRLLLDIKALLRSELEREAARPGGAE
- a CDS encoding purine-binding chemotaxis protein CheW, which gives rise to MPRFDSLLDDFFYRPDEDVSGLVDFAAGSHGATPQAVEEVPEEYLSFLLEDECYAVPLLAVREICKVPPLTEIPRAEPWLLGVMNLRGELLPVYDVKLRLRLAEVPAKVAGPEALPAPRAARILVLKTEEGPAGVWVDSVLGVVRLKPSMLEAAPPGLRGERDCVVGLGRRGSQLYILLDPELALAS